From a single Bacillus pumilus genomic region:
- the dnaK gene encoding molecular chaperone DnaK produces the protein MSKIIGIDLGTTNSCVAVLEGGEPKVIANAEGARTTPSVVAFKNGERQVGEVAKRQSITNPNTIMSVKRHMGTDYKVEVEGKNYTPQEISAIILQHLKSYAESYLGEEVTKAVITVPAYFNDAERQATKDAGKIAGLEVERIINEPTAAALAYGLDKTEEDQTILVYDLGGGTFDVSVLELGDGVFEVRSTAGDNRLGGDDFDQVIIDHLVAEFKKENGIDLSKDKMALQRLKDAAEKAKKDLSGVSSTQISLPFITAGEAGPLHLELTLTRAKFEELSAELVERTMTPVRQSLKDAGLSASEIDKVILVGGSTRIPAVQEAIKKETGKEPHKGVNPDEVVALGAAIQGGVITGDVKDVVLLDVTPLSLGIETMGGVFTKLIERNTTIPTSKSQVFSTAADNQTAVDIHVLQGERPMATDNKTLGRFQLTDIPPAPRGVPQIEVSFDIDKNGIVNVRAKDMGTGKEQNITIKSSSGLSDDEIEKMVKEAEENAEADAKKKEEIEVRNEADQLVFTTEKTLKDLEGKIDEEQVKKANDAKDALKAAIEKGELEDIKAKKDELQTIVQELTTKLYEEAAKQAQAQQEGAEGAQNADDNVVDAEYEEVNDDQEKK, from the coding sequence ATGAGTAAAATCATTGGGATTGACTTAGGAACAACAAACTCATGTGTTGCAGTACTTGAAGGCGGAGAGCCAAAAGTCATTGCAAACGCTGAAGGAGCACGTACAACACCATCTGTTGTCGCTTTTAAAAACGGAGAGCGCCAAGTGGGTGAAGTAGCGAAACGCCAATCAATTACAAACCCGAACACGATCATGTCTGTTAAAAGACATATGGGTACAGACTATAAAGTAGAAGTTGAAGGCAAGAACTATACACCGCAGGAAATCTCTGCAATCATCCTTCAACACCTTAAATCTTACGCTGAAAGCTATCTTGGCGAAGAAGTAACAAAAGCTGTTATCACAGTTCCTGCTTACTTCAACGATGCAGAACGCCAAGCAACAAAAGATGCTGGTAAAATTGCTGGTCTAGAAGTAGAACGTATCATCAACGAACCAACAGCAGCTGCACTTGCTTATGGTTTAGATAAAACAGAAGAAGATCAAACGATTCTTGTATACGACCTTGGTGGCGGTACATTTGACGTGTCAGTTCTTGAGCTTGGAGACGGCGTCTTTGAAGTACGCTCAACTGCTGGGGACAACCGCTTAGGTGGAGACGATTTTGACCAAGTCATCATTGATCATCTAGTAGCTGAATTCAAAAAAGAAAACGGCATTGACCTTTCTAAAGATAAAATGGCGCTTCAGCGTTTAAAAGATGCTGCTGAAAAAGCGAAAAAAGATCTTTCAGGTGTATCATCTACACAAATTTCATTGCCATTTATCACTGCTGGAGAAGCAGGACCTCTTCACCTTGAATTAACGTTAACTCGTGCTAAATTTGAAGAGCTTTCTGCTGAGCTTGTAGAGCGTACAATGACACCTGTACGTCAATCACTGAAAGATGCTGGTCTATCTGCTAGCGAGATTGATAAAGTCATCCTTGTCGGTGGATCAACTCGTATTCCTGCAGTACAAGAAGCAATCAAAAAAGAAACAGGTAAAGAGCCTCATAAAGGGGTAAACCCTGATGAAGTGGTTGCACTTGGTGCAGCTATCCAAGGTGGAGTTATCACTGGAGATGTCAAAGACGTAGTTCTTCTTGACGTCACACCACTTTCTCTAGGAATTGAAACAATGGGCGGCGTATTCACGAAGCTGATTGAACGTAATACAACAATTCCAACAAGTAAATCTCAAGTGTTCTCAACGGCTGCTGACAACCAAACAGCTGTAGACATCCATGTCTTGCAAGGTGAGCGACCAATGGCAACAGATAATAAAACATTAGGCCGCTTCCAATTGACAGACATTCCACCAGCACCACGCGGCGTACCACAAATCGAAGTATCGTTTGATATCGATAAAAATGGTATTGTCAACGTACGTGCAAAAGATATGGGAACTGGTAAAGAACAAAACATCACAATCAAATCTTCTTCAGGTCTTTCTGATGATGAGATCGAAAAAATGGTCAAAGAAGCAGAAGAAAATGCTGAAGCAGATGCGAAGAAAAAAGAAGAAATCGAAGTGCGCAATGAAGCAGATCAATTAGTGTTTACAACTGAAAAAACATTAAAAGATCTAGAAGGCAAAATCGATGAAGAGCAAGTGAAAAAAGCAAACGACGCGAAAGATGCACTAAAAGCTGCGATCGAAAAAGGTGAGCTTGAAGACATCAAAGCGAAAAAAGATGAGCTGCAAACAATCGTTCAAGAACTAACGACAAAGCTCTATGAAGAAGCTGCAAAACAAGCACAAGCTCAGCAAGAAGGCGCTGAAGGTGCTCAAAATGCAGATGACAATGTAGTGGATGCAGAATACGAAGAAGTAAACGACGATCAAGAGAAAAAATAA
- the grpE gene encoding nucleotide exchange factor GrpE, producing the protein MSEEKQTPEQEAEVEAQEEAVQADTEEVTQDEQSAFQEKIDELQQLLDEKENKILRVQADFENYKRRARTEVETVQKYRSQHVVSDLLPALDNFERALGIDPDNEQTKSLLEGMQMVYRQLVEALKNEGVEPIEAVGKEFDPNLHQAVMQVEDENFDSNIVVEELQKGYILKDRVIRPSMVKVNQ; encoded by the coding sequence ATGTCAGAAGAAAAACAGACACCTGAGCAAGAAGCAGAGGTTGAAGCACAAGAAGAAGCAGTTCAAGCAGATACTGAGGAAGTAACACAAGATGAACAGTCTGCCTTCCAAGAGAAAATTGATGAATTGCAGCAGCTTCTAGATGAAAAAGAAAACAAGATTCTGCGTGTTCAAGCAGATTTTGAAAACTATAAACGCCGTGCTCGAACTGAAGTGGAGACCGTGCAAAAATATCGTTCTCAACATGTTGTCAGCGATCTTCTCCCAGCTCTTGACAACTTTGAAAGAGCGCTTGGAATTGATCCAGACAATGAGCAGACGAAAAGTTTGTTAGAAGGAATGCAAATGGTTTACCGCCAGCTGGTAGAAGCGTTGAAAAATGAAGGCGTTGAACCAATTGAAGCTGTCGGCAAAGAGTTCGATCCAAACCTTCATCAAGCCGTCATGCAAGTTGAAGATGAAAACTTCGATTCAAACATCGTAGTAGAAGAATTGCAAAAGGGCTATATACTCAAAGACCGAGTTATTCGTCCATCAATGGTAAAAGTAAATCAATAA
- the hrcA gene encoding heat-inducible transcriptional repressor HrcA gives MLTNRQLLILQVIINDFIRSAQPVGSRTLSKKEDITFSSATIRNEMADLEELGFIEKTHSSSGRIPSEKGYRYYVDHLLSPRKLSSKELVLIQSAFQEKIFELEKTVQKSAEILSDLTNYTSIVLGPKLSENRLKQIQLVPVQPNKAVAIMITDSGHVENKTITFSEYLDVSDIEKLMNILNSRLAGVPMDQLKDRMYKEVVMLLRTHLKDYDHILDALGNTFTSTQNESKLFFGGKINMLNQPEFHDIDRIRSLMMLIEQKKDVMQLFHPNQQGITIKIGSENNLEAMENCSLITATYSIDHKSLGSIAIIGPTRMDYGRVVSLLHHVSKDLSNALSNLYDE, from the coding sequence ATGTTAACAAATCGTCAGCTTTTGATTCTGCAAGTCATCATTAATGACTTTATTCGCTCGGCGCAGCCAGTTGGATCAAGGACTCTTTCTAAAAAAGAAGACATCACATTCAGCTCTGCGACGATAAGAAACGAAATGGCTGATTTGGAGGAACTTGGTTTTATTGAAAAAACCCATTCTTCATCAGGAAGAATTCCTTCAGAAAAAGGATATCGTTATTATGTAGATCATTTGCTCTCTCCGCGTAAACTGTCGTCTAAAGAGCTTGTGCTCATCCAATCGGCGTTTCAGGAGAAAATTTTTGAGCTGGAAAAAACAGTTCAAAAATCGGCGGAAATTTTATCAGATCTCACAAACTATACTTCGATTGTGCTTGGTCCAAAGCTAAGTGAAAATCGATTAAAGCAAATTCAGCTTGTCCCGGTTCAGCCAAACAAAGCAGTAGCGATTATGATTACGGACAGCGGGCACGTTGAAAACAAAACCATTACCTTCTCTGAGTATCTCGATGTCTCCGATATTGAGAAGCTGATGAATATTTTGAATAGCCGCTTAGCTGGCGTCCCAATGGACCAGCTGAAGGACAGGATGTATAAAGAAGTCGTGATGCTTCTACGCACGCATTTAAAAGATTATGATCACATTTTAGATGCGCTGGGCAACACTTTTACTTCAACACAAAATGAATCAAAACTTTTCTTTGGCGGGAAGATTAATATGCTGAATCAGCCAGAATTTCATGACATCGACCGCATTCGCTCACTCATGATGCTGATTGAGCAAAAAAAGGATGTCATGCAGCTGTTTCATCCAAACCAGCAAGGAATCACCATTAAAATCGGTTCAGAAAACAATTTGGAAGCAATGGAGAATTGCAGCTTGATCACAGCCACTTATTCGATTGATCACAAATCACTCGGCTCCATTGCCATCATCGGACCAACCCGTATGGACTACGGGCGGGTGGTCAGTCTTTTGCATCATGTATCAAAAGACTTGTCAAACGCACTTTCCAATTTGTATGATGAGTAG
- the hemW gene encoding radical SAM family heme chaperone HemW, whose product MKAAYIHIPFCEHICHYCDFNKFFIKTQPVDEYLAALEKEMQHTIDQKGEQELKTIFIGGGTPTSLTVSQLDQLMNSIHRVLKPTKKLVEFAVEANPDELSLEKLHVLKASGVNRLSFGVQTFEDDLLKKIGRVHQKKDVLTSFQRAREVGFDNISLDLMFGLPHQEKHHVMNSLETAFLLGAEHYSVYSLIVEPKTVFYNLMQKGKLHLPPQEREAEMYELVMDEMERHGLKQYEISNYAKPGFESQHNLTYWSNEDYFGFGAGAHGYVDGVRNVNAGPVKHYLELIEQTGFPYKETHQVTKAEQIEEEMFLGLRKIEGVKSADFQAKYGATPEVLFSSVLEDLEEKGLIVKDDIGIRLTRKGKLLGNEVFQAFLGEL is encoded by the coding sequence ATGAAAGCAGCATACATTCACATTCCATTTTGTGAGCACATTTGCCACTATTGTGATTTCAATAAATTTTTCATTAAAACGCAGCCAGTCGATGAATATTTAGCGGCACTTGAAAAAGAGATGCAGCATACGATCGATCAAAAAGGCGAGCAAGAACTAAAGACAATCTTTATTGGTGGAGGAACGCCGACATCCCTGACCGTCAGCCAGCTGGATCAGCTCATGAACAGCATCCACCGTGTGTTGAAGCCGACAAAAAAACTGGTTGAATTTGCAGTGGAAGCGAACCCAGATGAATTATCACTCGAAAAATTGCATGTATTAAAAGCATCCGGCGTCAATCGGCTAAGCTTTGGCGTCCAAACCTTTGAAGATGATTTACTCAAAAAAATCGGACGAGTTCATCAAAAGAAAGATGTCCTCACGTCCTTCCAGCGAGCAAGAGAGGTTGGATTTGACAACATTAGCCTTGACCTCATGTTTGGCTTGCCGCATCAAGAAAAGCATCATGTCATGAATTCACTTGAGACAGCTTTCTTATTAGGAGCAGAGCATTATTCTGTCTACTCACTGATTGTGGAGCCGAAAACGGTGTTTTACAACTTAATGCAAAAAGGAAAACTGCATTTACCGCCTCAAGAACGTGAGGCTGAAATGTATGAGCTTGTGATGGATGAAATGGAGCGCCATGGATTAAAGCAATACGAAATCAGTAATTACGCCAAACCAGGCTTTGAAAGCCAGCATAACCTCACCTATTGGAGCAATGAAGATTACTTCGGTTTTGGTGCAGGGGCACACGGGTATGTAGATGGCGTCCGAAATGTGAACGCAGGGCCAGTGAAGCATTACTTGGAGCTGATTGAGCAAACAGGGTTCCCATATAAAGAAACGCATCAAGTCACAAAAGCAGAACAGATAGAAGAAGAAATGTTTTTAGGTCTTCGAAAAATCGAAGGGGTGAAAAGTGCCGATTTCCAAGCCAAATATGGTGCTACACCAGAAGTTCTTTTTTCCTCTGTTCTTGAAGATTTAGAAGAAAAAGGTCTCATTGTAAAAGATGACATCGGAATTCGTTTAACAAGAAAAGGAAAATTGTTAGGGAATGAAGTATTTCAAGCGTTTCTCGGTGAGTTATAA
- the lepA gene encoding translation elongation factor 4: MTDKEKRLERQSRIRNFSIIAHIDHGKSTLADRILEKTATITQREMKEQLLDSMDLERERGITIKLNSVQLKYKAKDGEEYIMHLIDTPGHVDFTYEVSRSLAACEGAILVVDAAQGIEAQTLANVYLALDNNLEILPIINKIDLPSAEPERVRAEIEDVIGLDASEAVLTSAKAGIGIEDILEQIVEKVPAPAGDPEAPLQALIFDSLYDAYRGVIAYIRIVEGTVKPGQKIKMMATGKEFEVLEVGVFTPKAMPTDELTVGDVGYLTAAIKNVGDTRVGDTITSAENPAKEALPGYRKLNPMVYCGLYPIDTAKYNDLREALEKLELNDSSLQYEAETSQALGFGFRCGFLGMLHMEIIQERIEREFKIDLITTAPSVIYDVYMTDGEKIVVDNPSNLPDPQKIERIEEPYVKATMMVPNDYVGSVMELCQGKRGHFIDMQYLDANRVSIVYEIPLAEIVYEFFDQLKSNTKGYASFDYELIGYRPSTLVKMDIMLNSEKIDALSFIVHRDYAYERGKIIVEKLKELIPRQHFEVPVQAAIGQKIVARSTIKAMRKNVLAKCYGGDISRKRKLLEKQKEGKKRMKQVGSVEVPQEAFMAVLKMDDSTPKK; this comes from the coding sequence GTGACAGATAAAGAAAAACGATTAGAACGGCAATCAAGAATTCGAAATTTCTCCATTATCGCCCATATTGACCATGGGAAATCTACATTGGCTGACCGTATATTAGAAAAAACAGCGACGATTACACAGCGAGAAATGAAAGAACAATTACTTGATTCCATGGACTTAGAGCGTGAACGCGGCATAACGATTAAATTAAACTCTGTCCAGCTGAAATATAAGGCGAAGGATGGAGAAGAATATATTATGCACCTGATTGATACACCAGGGCATGTCGACTTCACCTATGAGGTATCTCGAAGCCTAGCTGCTTGTGAAGGTGCCATTCTTGTAGTAGATGCAGCACAAGGAATTGAAGCACAGACACTTGCGAATGTTTATTTAGCTCTTGATAACAACTTAGAAATTCTTCCGATTATCAATAAAATCGATCTGCCAAGTGCAGAACCTGAACGAGTAAGAGCAGAAATTGAAGATGTCATCGGGTTGGATGCGTCTGAAGCTGTTCTCACCTCTGCTAAGGCGGGCATTGGGATCGAGGATATTTTAGAACAAATCGTTGAAAAGGTACCGGCACCTGCTGGAGATCCAGAAGCACCGCTTCAAGCCCTTATTTTTGATTCCCTCTACGATGCGTATCGCGGTGTTATTGCGTACATACGAATTGTTGAAGGCACCGTAAAACCTGGTCAGAAAATCAAAATGATGGCGACAGGTAAAGAGTTTGAAGTACTTGAAGTCGGCGTTTTCACACCGAAAGCGATGCCAACAGACGAACTCACCGTGGGAGATGTTGGCTACTTAACAGCTGCGATTAAAAATGTCGGAGATACACGTGTAGGGGATACGATTACAAGTGCGGAAAACCCTGCGAAAGAAGCTCTGCCTGGATACAGAAAGCTGAACCCAATGGTGTACTGCGGCCTTTATCCAATCGACACAGCGAAATATAACGACTTGCGTGAAGCGTTAGAAAAGCTTGAATTAAATGATTCTTCACTTCAATATGAGGCAGAGACATCCCAAGCACTTGGCTTCGGCTTCCGCTGCGGCTTCCTTGGAATGCTTCATATGGAAATCATCCAAGAACGGATTGAGCGTGAATTTAAAATCGACCTCATTACGACAGCGCCAAGTGTTATTTACGATGTGTATATGACAGACGGAGAAAAAATCGTTGTAGATAACCCATCCAATTTGCCTGATCCGCAAAAGATTGAGCGAATTGAAGAACCATACGTGAAAGCGACGATGATGGTGCCGAATGACTATGTAGGCTCAGTCATGGAGCTTTGCCAAGGAAAGCGCGGTCATTTCATTGACATGCAATACCTTGATGCAAACCGCGTAAGCATTGTGTACGAAATCCCTTTGGCAGAGATCGTGTACGAATTCTTTGACCAGCTAAAGTCCAACACAAAAGGCTATGCATCATTTGACTATGAGCTGATTGGCTATCGCCCATCTACTCTAGTGAAAATGGACATCATGCTGAATAGCGAAAAAATCGATGCCCTTTCCTTTATTGTTCACCGCGATTACGCATATGAACGAGGCAAGATCATCGTAGAAAAGCTGAAAGAACTCATTCCACGCCAGCACTTTGAAGTACCAGTTCAGGCGGCGATTGGTCAAAAAATCGTGGCTCGTTCTACCATTAAAGCGATGCGTAAAAACGTACTTGCAAAATGTTACGGTGGAGACATTTCCCGGAAAAGAAAGCTTCTTGAGAAGCAAAAAGAAGGGAAAAAGCGCATGAAGCAAGTGGGTTCTGTTGAAGTCCCGCAAGAAGCATTCATGGCTGTGCTGAAGATGGACGACAGCACACCGAAAAAATAA
- a CDS encoding YqxA family protein — translation MGSFIGKTIILGLVLLFGVFLGMQQANNGMLQMKGYHDPQLKGAFSIQMNDDKEREASILGTAVTEKDLAEKQKQLEEIESFNAFSKAGKALSDGMTHAARSLYDWVNGK, via the coding sequence ATGGGTTCATTTATCGGAAAAACCATTATTTTAGGATTGGTCTTGCTGTTTGGCGTCTTTTTAGGAATGCAGCAGGCGAATAATGGCATGCTGCAAATGAAGGGCTACCATGATCCGCAATTAAAAGGTGCTTTCTCCATTCAAATGAACGACGACAAAGAAAGAGAAGCGTCCATTTTAGGAACGGCTGTTACAGAAAAAGATCTTGCCGAAAAACAAAAGCAGCTTGAGGAAATAGAGAGCTTTAATGCCTTCTCCAAGGCAGGAAAAGCGCTATCTGATGGCATGACACATGCAGCGCGTTCTCTTTATGATTGGGTGAATGGGAAATAA
- a CDS encoding stage II sporulation protein P — protein MKKRPRRPRQLVVAINGTKVVKSIFLFIASLVVVFVMSGALTSLKPELRPQASLYGVADELSGAFFATLMGMENQYFASAVPKDQKGFHFSGLSLKLATSINLEDPRSFLGRELPGFEHFDTKIILAGEGTDYTNMPMESPPPSEVIKDEKEANLAELDKLDKDVPKKPAKEPDRSTGKRKAVYIYHTHNTESYLPFLKGETNPNNARHSKVNVTLVGDMFGKALDQQGIGNTVDKTEIEKRLLQKGLKYPQSYNESRLVVKEALAKNDDLEYLIDIHRDSRRKKDTTVEIKGKKYARIAFVVGKKNQSYEKNLKLATEFHHLMEKKYKGLSVGVFAKGEIGDNGIYNQDLSDKALLLEFGGVDNNMEELKNSSNAAADIFSDIFWDAEKVNGRAKDEKKRS, from the coding sequence ATGAAAAAAAGACCCCGCCGTCCTCGACAGTTGGTCGTTGCGATTAATGGAACAAAAGTAGTCAAAAGTATTTTCTTATTTATTGCCTCTCTTGTTGTGGTGTTTGTGATGTCAGGAGCGTTGACATCTTTAAAGCCGGAGCTGAGACCGCAAGCCTCGCTATATGGTGTAGCAGATGAGCTTTCCGGGGCGTTTTTCGCCACCTTAATGGGCATGGAAAACCAATATTTCGCCTCAGCAGTTCCGAAAGATCAAAAAGGGTTTCATTTCTCTGGACTGTCACTCAAGCTTGCGACAAGTATTAATTTAGAAGATCCCCGTAGTTTTCTAGGGAGAGAACTGCCAGGCTTTGAACATTTTGATACAAAAATCATCTTAGCGGGTGAAGGAACAGACTATACCAACATGCCAATGGAATCGCCGCCGCCAAGTGAAGTCATCAAAGATGAAAAAGAAGCAAACCTGGCTGAGCTGGACAAGCTCGACAAAGACGTGCCGAAAAAGCCTGCGAAAGAGCCGGACCGGTCGACAGGAAAACGGAAAGCCGTTTACATTTATCACACACATAATACGGAATCATATTTACCATTTTTAAAAGGAGAAACGAATCCAAACAATGCACGGCACTCAAAAGTGAACGTTACCCTTGTCGGTGACATGTTCGGAAAAGCGCTGGATCAGCAAGGAATCGGAAATACGGTCGACAAAACTGAAATTGAAAAACGGCTTCTGCAAAAAGGATTAAAGTATCCCCAGTCTTATAATGAATCAAGATTGGTCGTAAAAGAAGCCTTAGCGAAAAATGATGACCTCGAATATTTAATTGATATCCACCGCGATTCAAGAAGAAAGAAAGACACCACTGTCGAGATCAAAGGGAAAAAATATGCGAGAATTGCATTTGTTGTCGGAAAGAAGAATCAAAGCTATGAGAAAAATCTAAAGCTTGCGACAGAGTTCCACCATTTGATGGAGAAAAAATATAAAGGTCTCAGTGTCGGTGTGTTTGCCAAAGGAGAAATTGGTGATAATGGAATCTATAATCAGGATTTATCTGACAAAGCCCTTCTTTTAGAATTTGGCGGAGTAGATAATAATATGGAAGAATTAAAAAATTCATCCAATGCAGCAGCAGATATTTTCAGCGATATTTTCTGGGACGCAGAAAAGGTGAACGGCAGAGCAAAGGATGAGAAAAAACGTTCTTAA
- the gpr gene encoding GPR endopeptidase: MEKQKLDLSAYQIRTDLAVETKEILEQENDPNVVKKDGIQGIVEKEKEEHGIRIRTVEITKEGEELTSKKAGTYLTLEAQGIREKDSEMQEKVVEVFARHFSQFLKDRGIQAEASCLVVGLGNWNVTPDALGPLTVENLLVTRHLFELQPENVQEGYRPVSSLSPGVMGLTGIETSDIIQGVIERSKPDFVIAIDALAARAVERVNTTIQISDTGIHPGSGVGNKRKELSKETLGIPVIAIGVPTVVDAVTIASDTIDYVLKHFGRELKDDRPSRSLVPAGLTFGKKKVLNEEDLPDEETRQSFLGIVGTLPEEEKRQLIHEVLAPLGQNLMVTPKEVDTFIDDMANVLANGLNTALHQKISQDNMGSYNH, from the coding sequence ATGGAGAAGCAGAAACTTGATTTAAGCGCTTATCAAATTCGGACAGACTTGGCTGTTGAAACAAAAGAGATACTAGAACAAGAGAACGATCCGAATGTCGTCAAAAAGGACGGAATTCAAGGGATTGTCGAAAAGGAAAAAGAGGAGCACGGCATCCGTATACGCACGGTGGAGATCACGAAAGAAGGGGAGGAGCTGACGAGCAAAAAGGCAGGAACATACTTAACGCTTGAGGCGCAAGGCATTCGGGAGAAGGATTCTGAGATGCAAGAAAAAGTCGTCGAAGTCTTTGCTCGTCACTTTTCGCAGTTTTTAAAAGATCGAGGAATTCAGGCTGAGGCGAGCTGTCTTGTAGTAGGACTAGGAAACTGGAATGTCACGCCAGATGCGTTAGGTCCGCTCACAGTTGAAAACTTGCTTGTGACCCGGCACCTCTTTGAATTGCAGCCGGAAAATGTACAGGAAGGATATCGTCCAGTGTCTTCTTTATCACCGGGTGTAATGGGACTGACCGGTATTGAAACAAGTGACATTATACAAGGTGTCATCGAACGGTCTAAACCTGATTTTGTCATTGCAATCGATGCCCTTGCTGCTCGTGCAGTGGAACGGGTGAATACGACAATTCAAATCTCTGATACAGGCATCCATCCCGGTTCAGGTGTAGGGAATAAGAGAAAAGAATTAAGCAAAGAAACTTTGGGGATTCCGGTGATTGCCATTGGTGTTCCGACAGTGGTAGATGCAGTCACCATTGCAAGTGACACAATTGACTATGTCTTAAAGCATTTTGGTAGAGAACTGAAAGATGATAGGCCGTCCCGTTCTCTTGTGCCGGCTGGTTTGACGTTTGGAAAGAAAAAAGTGCTAAACGAAGAAGACTTACCAGACGAGGAAACGCGTCAATCCTTCTTAGGTATTGTAGGAACTCTTCCTGAAGAAGAGAAACGACAGCTCATCCATGAAGTACTTGCGCCGCTAGGGCAAAATCTCATGGTCACGCCTAAGGAAGTCGATACATTCATTGATGATATGGCAAACGTGCTTGCCAATGGATTAAACACAGCACTCCATCAAAAAATCTCTCAAGATAACATGGGTTCTTATAATCATTAA
- the rpsT gene encoding 30S ribosomal protein S20: protein MPNIKSAIKRTKTNNERRAQNATVKSAMRTAIKQVEVSVANNDAEQAKAALSSAAKRIDKAVKTGLVHKNAAARYKSRLAKQVNGLSA from the coding sequence ATGCCAAATATTAAATCAGCGATCAAACGTACAAAAACGAATAACGAACGCCGTGCACAAAACGCAACAGTCAAGTCTGCGATGCGTACTGCGATTAAACAAGTTGAAGTTTCTGTAGCTAACAACGATGCTGAGCAAGCAAAAGCTGCTCTTTCTTCTGCTGCGAAACGCATTGACAAAGCCGTTAAAACTGGTCTTGTACACAAAAACGCAGCTGCGCGTTACAAATCAAGACTTGCTAAACAAGTAAACGGACTTTCTGCATAA
- the holA gene encoding DNA polymerase III subunit delta has protein sequence MVFEVWNNLKRGDIHPVYCLYGKETYLLQETAAKLRQAVVDEETKDFNYSVFDMEEVPLEQAVTDAETFPFMGERRLVVIKNPYFLTAEKKKEKIEHELSVLEAYLEKPAPYTILVLLAPYEKLDERKKITKLLKKKAAVVEAKELNPKETTDFTMTLVKTEGKTITSEAAEQLVMLCGGSLSSLFQEVRKLSTYIGEREKIELADVNQLVARSLEQNIFELINQIVNRRRTLAMQMFYDLLKQNEEPIKILALISTQFRLILQTKYFAQQGYGQKQIASNLKVHPFRVKLAMDQARLFSEEELKQIVKELSTIDYEMKTGKKDKQLLLELFLLRLLGA, from the coding sequence ATGGTTTTTGAGGTTTGGAACAATTTAAAAAGAGGGGATATCCATCCCGTTTATTGCTTATATGGGAAAGAAACGTATTTACTGCAAGAAACAGCCGCTAAATTGAGACAAGCTGTGGTAGATGAGGAAACGAAGGATTTTAATTACTCCGTTTTTGATATGGAAGAGGTGCCGCTGGAACAGGCTGTGACAGATGCAGAAACATTTCCATTCATGGGAGAAAGGCGTCTCGTTGTGATCAAGAATCCTTATTTTCTTACAGCAGAAAAGAAAAAGGAAAAGATTGAGCATGAGCTTTCAGTGTTAGAAGCTTATTTAGAAAAGCCAGCGCCTTATACGATTCTTGTGCTATTAGCGCCATATGAAAAACTGGATGAACGCAAGAAAATCACCAAGCTACTAAAAAAGAAAGCAGCTGTCGTTGAGGCAAAAGAATTAAACCCTAAAGAAACAACGGATTTCACCATGACACTGGTGAAGACAGAAGGTAAGACGATCACATCTGAAGCGGCAGAGCAGCTTGTGATGCTGTGCGGCGGGAGCCTATCCTCGCTGTTTCAAGAGGTGAGAAAGCTGAGTACATATATTGGAGAGCGAGAGAAAATTGAATTAGCGGATGTCAATCAGCTCGTTGCAAGAAGCTTAGAACAGAATATTTTCGAGCTGATTAACCAAATCGTCAACAGACGCCGCACTCTGGCCATGCAGATGTTTTATGACTTGCTGAAGCAAAATGAGGAACCCATTAAAATATTGGCACTCATCTCAACTCAATTTCGCTTGATTTTGCAGACGAAGTACTTCGCTCAGCAAGGATATGGACAAAAACAAATTGCATCAAATCTAAAAGTCCATCCATTCCGTGTCAAACTTGCGATGGATCAGGCAAGACTATTTTCAGAAGAAGAACTAAAGCAAATCGTCAAAGAGCTCTCAACGATCGACTATGAAATGAAAACCGGTAAAAAGGACAAGCAGCTATTGCTAGAATTGTTCCTGCTTCGATTACTAGGCGCTTAA
- a CDS encoding YqzM family protein, whose product MNEFEKNVQSKRNDVTDSAVGFIVTFGFFASMFILATIIHLVGS is encoded by the coding sequence ATGAATGAATTTGAAAAAAATGTTCAAAGCAAGCGGAATGATGTGACCGACTCAGCCGTTGGTTTTATCGTCACATTCGGATTTTTCGCCTCAATGTTTATTTTGGCAACAATTATACACCTCGTTGGATCTTAA